gaaatatataaataaattaatcctTCTAATTGTTCTAAGAGTTTATTGTGTATCGTgtctaaaatgttaaaatattggtttaaaaataaaaaccacaaatttatattttttaagattCTAACTAAAATCATGGCTAATACATATGATGGCAAATGTTTCTGTGTGGTTACCAGTGCTAGTAAAGGATTTGGTCGATCAATTACGCAACTGCTACTCCAGGAATCGGGACTTCTACATAATGCAGAATCAGGATCGAAAATACTTCTCATGGCAAGAAACAATTCTGGTCTTGAAAGTACCAAAGAAATATCACTGAAGACTGCATTTAAACCTGAAAGATTTCACTTTGATCTCTGCACTATTGATTTTTCAACACCTGAAGCAGTGCAAGATATTGTTAAAAAGTATCTAGAAACACTTGACACAGagtttaaacatgtttttatttttagtaatgCTGGTTTTCTTGGAGACGTATCGAAAACATTAGTTGATCACGACAACATTTCCGATATTCAAATCGTTGTCAACATTAATGTTATTTCTCCGTATTACATTGTATCCAATTTTTGTAAGCATTTTAAGAGTTCTAGATGTTTTGTGATCAACACGTCATCCCATGCTGCCCTAAAACCAATGCCAAGCATAGGGTTGTACTGTTCGGTTAAGGCCTGCATGGATATGTTTATGCAGAACTTGACCATGGATTGTCCTTCAATACGAACATTAAATTATGCTCCAGGTCCAATGGATACTGATATGGCTGAAAAATTAATGAATGAAGCTGGAAATAAGGATCTAAGTAATATCTTCAAAACTTTATTTAGAGAAGGAACTATTGTTAAGCCAATAGATTCTGCGACAATGTTGATGTTGTTATTGAAAAAGAATGAATTTACCTCAGGTGTTCATATTGAATATAATGACGAAAGAAAATGTAAACTTTAGTTGAACTAACAATTTCCTAATTAtaccagaaaattttttttgttatattaaaaatttttcaatATACATTTTGCTACGACAAAAAGGCAttaggtttttttttgttaaaaataattatagctataaatttaaataaaacttcaatgtTTTAAAGTAACAGATTTTTATATAACCTTCATAACTCATACAATTTTATACATAGCTATACCTTTTTATCAGCAGGTTTTTATCTAgtgtatgtaattttttttcatattatttatgaaaatatttaaactatCTTTCATAACTTTCGTAAAATGATAACAATTTTTGATCTTCAGTACCTTAAAGCCAGCTCATTTAAGTTGTGAGTTGCTATAGATCATTACCTTGTGAGTTCAGTCACTTGTACTTCTTTCTTATACTTATCTTGCTTGCTTGCTATGTATATGTTGAAACACTTATTATGCTTTCTACAACATAGAAAGAACAATCAACATAAGACTTCCATAATATCAACATTGGCCCCCAGAAATAAATAGTTGCACCAATTGCTTTACTTCAAAAAGGACCAGATTTAACACAACATCGTTGAAACAACATACATCCAAACATAATCAACGTCTTCTATTTACAATATGTACATTTTTCTTCTTGCTTTATTAAAGCGAGCCACAAGCCAAAACCTTCAAGATTTGATCAGTGGATGCACCTCTTTTTGTCAGGCTATCAGCTAGTTGTCTTGCACTTGGGACCCATTTCACTTGGATCTCTCCAAGCTTTACCATCTGCTTCAATCTTGCCACATCAACGCGTTGTCGGGGATCCTCAACCACTTTTGTACTTTCCAAGTTGTCTTTCAAAGATTTGCTGTCAGTTATCAGTTCAACAATGGGAAGTTTCTCCAAACAGAACATCTCTTTGAACATAGATGCAACAAGATGAGCATAATCAGCTGTGTCAGCTATAGCAGATATTTCTGTTGCCAAAGGTGACTTTGTTACTCTATCCAATTTCTTGGATTTCCATGATATGGGAGCAACTTTTCCTTCTCCTTTCAAATACACAATATGACCTCCTTGCGAGTCTCCATTTGGTAGGGAGTTGTGCGAGCCATCTCCATATGCAACAACTTTGATTTCATCTGGATGACCAAGTCCAGGAAAAAACAAGTTTCACGTCTTCTGACTTCAAAGTTTTGATGGATTTGTTGGCTTCTAATAAACTTTTGACTGTTGCCTTTTTTCCATAATTACTCAACATACATCCTTGGAAAGATACATCTGGTCGAGTTTGTGATGTGACCCACAACAGTTGTCCACACACTGACCTTAATTCCTTCTTTTCATTCTCGTCAAGTGTGTCTTTTATACTCTTTTTCCTGTCTGGACTAACTTGAATTTCCTTGAGGCTTTTAATATATTGTGCTTGATCCACAAAAATGGCTTCGTTTGTTTGCTCTATGTTGAGTCTAACATATTTAAACGCTCCTTTTCCCCTCTTACTTATTTTGAACTCTTTCATAACTTCTTCCATTACCCCTTCATGCCACCTTGATGTACCACAATATGTGAAATCATCAACATGAGCCACAATAATTCCAACCAATTGGTCATCTTCATGCCAAAGAAATAACGATTGGTCATACAGGCTAACTTTACCACCCAACTCAGTCAGCTTCTCTTCCACTTTATTATACCATTCTCTTGGTGCATCATTGAGCCCATACAAACATCTTTTTAATTTCCAAACTTTTCCATCTTCTGAGAAAAAACTAGGTGGTCTGACAAGGACTTTCCTCTGGATCTCTTTGCCTTGTAAAAAAGCAGCAGCTATATCTAGTGAATGAAGTTCCCATTCCATAGTAGAAGCCGCCATAAATATCAACCTCAATGACTGTCTGCTTGCTGTAGGGCTATCAACTCTTTTATCGACCAACTGCTCCTCAAAGCCTCTTGCTACAAGTCGTGCTTTAGTTCTTTTTGTGCAATCTGGGTTACACTTTTTTTCAATTACCCACCTTGTTGAAATGGCTTTTTCCCCTACATCTTTAACCACTTCAAAAACATCATTTTCTAGCAGATTGTTGTACTCCTTCTCTTTTGCTTTAATCACGTCTTGCTTCTTCTCATCCACACTAGAAAGTACTAAAACTTGATTTGTCTCACCTTCTACTTGTCTCCACCATTGTACACGACTCCAGTCCACGGAGCTTGTCTCTTTCTGCCCCACTACATGAACATTCACCCAACCATTCCATTTTCCAACCTTCTTTGGTTGTTTAGACAATACTCTAGCTTTATGTATCTTTCTATTGTCGATGGAATATTGAATCAGTGTATTGTTCTTTGGTTTCTCTTTATTACTTTGTAGCCTTTCCCCTCCTTTCGAACATCCAACACTTTCTCTCTTTGTTTTATCATGTTTTGGTTTATGAACTTCTAGTTTCTCCTCATCTGCATATTTTGTTGAACTTTCATCTTCTTTTTCACTTGACTGATGATTTATTGTCTTTGTTTcactttttcattttcaatcaCACTTCTCTCTTCTTCTGGAATCTTCTGAACTggttttttaagaaattgtaCTTCAGAGTCATCTTGCATTCCTATCTTCTCTACATTTTCCTCTCTTGTTGAAGTATGAGCTATTTGAGTCTCAGCTGTCACATGTCCCATACCATTCTCTGTTTCATCTTTATCTTCATTCTCAGTTTCACCTTCACCTCCATCTTCATTTTCATTCTCAACATCAACATCTTCTTGATTCTCAGCTTCAGCATCTTCTTCATTCTCAGCCTCAGCATCTTCTTCATTCTCAGCCTCAGCATCTTCTTCATTCTCAGCCTCAGCATCTTCTTCATCATCACTGTCTGCATCTTCTTCATCATCACTGTCTGAATCCATTTCAGTTTCAATCCATTGTACATGCTTCTCTCCCTTGATTCCATTGTTCTTATTTCCTTCTTCCTGAACAACATCTACTTGTCTTTCATAATCATTTGGCTGTACCTTCAACAATTGGCACGGATGGCATCGATAAAACGCTCCACCATGTCGTATCAATACAAAATTGGTTTCTTTACCAATAACCTTTCCTGGTCCAGACCATCCCTTCTTTGCTTTTcgtttgtaatatactttttcgCCAATGTTGAAGTCCACCTCAACATATGTTCTTACGTTTCTTCTCAGGGCTCTCTTAATCCTTTCAGAGGATTCTGCCTTGATATATTGCTGTCTAGCAGAATGTAAAGCATTTAGATTCTCTCTAACAACGTCAAAGCTTGTCCGCGAATCAAGTGCCGGTAGTTTGCTTGTCGTCACTGAAGGAAAGGTAATGTTTCTGGAAAGAACCAACTGGTTAGGAGAAAACCCAAAACAATTTTGTAAGGAATTCTTTGCAGACACAGCCCATGCCAAAGCTGTTTTCAGACTGCATTTAGCAtcttcttttgttttcattgtcGTTTCGTATAGTAACACATTACCTCTTTCAACCATGCCATTACTGTATGGTGCCTCCCCGGGTGTTGTGCTTGTCTCTATGTCAAATTTCTCATGTAGATCTCTCATTACCTCGCTAGAAAATTCTCCACCATTATCATTATGCATCTTCTTTGGACTTCCAAAGTAAGCAAACCAGATTTGAGCAATTCTTTCCACAACAACATCTGTTTTCTTGGTTTCTATTACTGATGCAGCTGTATATCGAGTTGCTTCATCAACTAAATGTAATATCCAAACTTTTCCTTTAACAACTTCTTTTAAGTCCATGGAAACACAGCCATTGAACTCACTTGCCTTTGGAAAACTTACGATTGGCCTTGGCTTTGGTTTTCTGTACTTTTGGCAGAATAAACAGCCATCACATATCTTCTCTACTTGATCAATGAACTCTCGATCTTGGCAACCCCCTTTTTTCAGCAACTTTAGTAGGCGTTCCTTGGAAGCATGTGCAAACTGCCTATGAAGTTTTTCTGCTTTCTTCCTCTTCTCCTGAGTTGTGGCTCCAAACAGATTTTCTTGATGCAATATCACATTGCAGTTTTGATTCGTCCATTGACTCACAGGAATCACATAATGACCAGTAGTGTTAAACTCCAAACTAAACGTCTTGCCATTCATAGTCACTTTATGATCTTTCGTATCAACCACCATCCCCAGTTCAGTCATTGTTGGTCGGCCTATCAAAAGTGGAATCTCGTTAGCCACCACATCAACCTCAACTTGTACCATTTTTCCTCCAATTAGCATAGGAATTGTTAACATGTGAttacttttactttctttacCATCACCAAATCGAAATAGTGACCAGCTTTTCTTTTTACTTGATTCTGTTAATTTCCTATCTTTTTCCTCCATAGTGTCCAGGAATTCTTTTACCCATACTTCACCTGCGACAGATTTCGTACATGCCGTATCGAGAATACCTTTGCCCAAGGTATCCAAAAGGATTTTATCATTTCCTGTGCCAGCAACCAAAGTAAGATGGACAGTCAGGTTTGCATTTTCAGTTTGCCTATGTGGACAATCggaaacaaaatgttttgtacTTTCGCACTCATGACACCTCATGATATTTCCCTCTTTATCTGCTGGATTAGTCTTCTTCGCCTGACCATTCCCTCTTCCTTTACTTTGTTGGTATGATCCTCTACTTGTACTTGTTCTATACCGGACTGCACCCTGTCCTCTTCCTCTATTTGATTTTGTGTACAGACATGATTCACTTTTTACGGGTAAAACACCAGTAGCTTCATCGTCTTCTTCACCACCAAATTCACCAAATACCTTTTAAAGTTTATCTTTTATATCATCAAAGGTGAGTTGTGCAGTGGCCCTGACTAACCTTTCATGATCGGCAGACAAATTTGCAGATGCCAAAAGAAAATATCCCAGTAGACCATCGTTTAAATCCAATTTGTATTTCTGAACTTCTCGATACTTGTTGTTGAATTCCACCAGAAACTTTGTAAAATTCATTCCACTTTCTCTTCTGAATTCCACAAATGCCTTCACTGCACAAAATGCTCTTGTAGTTTCTTCTTTCAAATATACTTTATCCAGTTCTGCTATCAAAACATTCAACCCATCATCTTTGGCCAAGTCCCCAACCTTGAGCGATCTAACTGCTTGTTTGGCATCACCAAGAAGACTTAAATAAACTGCTGGCCCTCGTTTTTTCTTATTGTCTTTTGTATAGGCCTCCCAAATCTCAACATCCGATTTCCAATCCGCATAACAGTCACCCCTACCAGGATCAAACGTAGGCGGTTGTTTCAACGATGACATAACAGATAATTAACTTTAAAGCAAACAATTGATGCAACTTCcccaaaagaaataaaataatacttcCCAGCGCGTGATCTTGGACCCAATTCAACTTTCAATTCTTCAGATATCCAGTGTCATCCAAACAATCTTGTCAGAGGTGTCACTCACGAAACGCTTGCTACCATTGTGAGTTGCTATAGATCATTACCTTGTGAGTTCAGTCACTTGTACTTCTTTCTTCTACTTATCTTGCTTGCTTGCTATGTATATGTTGAAACACTTATTATGCTTTCTACAACATAGAAAGAACAATCAACATAAGACTTCCATAATATTAACATAAGTTACACTGTACGCATCTATCTAGTCAAGTTTCTTGTACTAACAGATGCATGTGTCCTTAACATAGatggatttttaaaaaagttgtatGAACTTTATTCTGACTTTGCACTGAAGAATCCTTTTCTCTTGCTTGAGATGCAGATCCGATGTGatttatttatacaaatttaCAAAAGTTATTAATCATACTATTAATTATACTATGTTGTCTACTTAAAAAAAATCGGCGTATAATATAATAAcgttgttttattttctttccttTCTGTCCTCGCAGCAATATTTTAGTTTACATTGTAACTGCTGATGCAATTCTGTATTTCTAagttttttatgttattattgAGTTTTTCCATTTTCGATTCTTTATTAAGTGCAATTACAATTTTTATGGATAAAACATTTATTGAATTCATCAGTAAGTTTATGTGTGCAGCATGTAAACAAGTGTTGTTTAAGAAAAGCTGCATTGCCAGTAGGATTCAATTAGTTTCATGTTAACTTTTTCTGATGCAAATAAATTAGCAGCCATTTTAATTCAAATCGGCAGTAAGAAATTGACAACGTAAATGGCAATGTGTTAACAAAGCAGAATAGAAAATAGAATTTCATATGTGCAATTTTTGCTGATGTGTATTATAACGTAAATTGCTAGAATTGTATTAGTTTCAATTCCAATAATTTCTCAGTTACCCTTGCATCTACACTATACACTTCGTCCAGATAATAAGTTATCTATGTTCACCAATGAGATACTGTCTCTTGTGGTGTAGCCATAAATTTTTAAGCTAATTTCCATCCGGCAGAAATTGCAAatccaaatttttaacttaTAAATTTATGGCCCACTCCTTTAAACTATGAATTTCCTTTGACCAAAATTAGAACtcttatttgttttttcttaaattgtaaTTTCTATTTGCTTAATCTAGATGAAGAGTTTATTATTATGGCATTAAACTAAAAAATGTCTTGATTTTTGTTGCTTATTCTGTTTTCAGAATGTTATATTAGTGTTAAGCTACATTTAGTTTTGTAATTCTATGTTtgcaataaataagtaaataaattaatCCTTTTTATTGTTCTAGGAGTTTATTGTGTATTGTgtctaaaatgttaaaatattggtttaaaaataaaaagcacaaatttaattttttttaagattgtaAGCTAAAATCATGGCTAATACATATGATGGTAAATGTTTCTGTGTGGTTACCGGTGCTAGTAAAGGATTTGGTCGATCAATTACGCAACTGCTACTCCAGGAATCAGGACTTCTACATAATGCAGAATCAGGATCGAAAATACTTCTCATGGCAAGAAATAATTCTGGTCTTGAAAGTACCAAAGAAATATCACTGAAGACTGCATTTAAACCTGAAAGATTTCACTTTGATCTCTGCACTATTGATTTTTCAACACCTGAAGCAGTGCAAGATATTGTTAAAAAGTATCTAGAAACACTTGACACAGagtttaaacatgtttttatttttagtaatgCTGGTTTTCTTGGAGACGTATCGAAAACCTTAGTTGATCATGACAACATTTGCGATATTCAAATCGTTGTCAACATTAATGTTATTTCTCCGTCTTACATCGTATCCAATTTTTGtaagcattttaaaagttctaGATGTTTTGTGATCAACACATCATCGCATGCTGCCCTAAATCCAATGCCAAGCATAGGGTTGTACTGTTCGGTTAAGGCCTGCATGGATATGTTTATGCAGAACTTGAACCTGGATTGTCCTTCAATACGAACATTAAATTATGCTCCAGGTCCAATGGATACTGATATGGCTAAAAGGTTAATGAATGAAGCTGGAAATAAGGATCTAAGTAATATCTTCAAAACTTTATTTAGAGAAGGAACTATTGTTAAGCCGATAGATTCTGCAACAAAGTTGATGTTGTTATTGAAAAAGAATGAATTTACCTCAGGTGTGCATATTGACTATTATGACAAAATTAACTAACATATTCTTAATAATACCAGCAAAATCTTCTGTTatattaaaatgattttctttttattgtaaaaGATTGACACTTCAATGACACTTTATGTTAATATATGAACCCACTCCCTACTTAATACTACGTTTATAATATGTCTCATCACTTCCatgtcattttttttgtctattaATTGTCAAACGCTCCATAATTCATTGTCTTTTACCATTCTAAATTCAAACAATTGTTCGGCTGTATCATTTTTATATCACACTATGCGTTTCTCCTGCTGTCTGCCGTAGTTTCCTAACACTTCCAACATTTTATCCCAATGCTATAATAACTTGTTTTTCCATTGTTGGTAATTCCTTaatatatttcttctttttataattatttttctatACCAATCTCTGTTTCTTCTTTTGGTTGGTATCTTTGTCTATTTCACTGGTTATTTTCTTGAATATTTTCTTCCATTCTTCTTTCTTCGTTTTTTATGTTTCCTCTATGTCCATGTTAATTCCGTACTTCACCATTAAATCACGATCACTTCTATTATCCATGTTCCCTGTTTATCATTCCTTAAATCCTCTTCTATTATCCTCTTTACCAATGTCTTTTCAGCCAGTCTACTATTTGCTGTAACAGTTTCTTTTCTTCAGTTCTTTTGCTGAATTGTCCTTTAACCAGTCTCCATTGGTATTTAAAGAATGGTGTACATTTCTGTATTCATAGTGCACATTTTGAAAGTGTTTCATGCatcttttctatttcttttttattaaagttaatCCATGCTACAGTACCTTACAATATTGCAGGaacaattattatttcaaccaACTTTCAACCCTTTTCATTGAACCACACTCCCAAGTACTTGTATTCTGtcaattttcccatttttttaactttttttaaatcctcttttttctgttcttttcttaattaacatattctttgttttttgcaCATTATTGGTGAATTTCTCCCTTATAGCATCCTCATCCTTCTTACCATTGATTCCACCTTCTTTAGCCACCTGCATCCATTATTTTGTCTTCAGCTACCTGCAtccatttttttgtctttagaTATGGGGTTTCCTATTTAAAAACCGCATGAATATAGCATAACTTATTTTACTACTGTCATGCTGGTTGTACCACTTGATACATAACAAATCTTTGGccatgtatataatttttatgagtGGCACCTGCATAATTAATAAACTGTTTAACTACATTAATTTAACCTTTCACCAGCTCTTGAATCTATCGTATAGCCACAAATTATCAAAGCCTGTTTTTGCATCCCCAAAACATGGATTTGTTTTTCATAATAATTATTGCTTGAAATGTTATTATGTGATCAATTATTGATGAACATGCAATTCCTCCACACCAAAATTCACTCAATCTGTCATTTTACTTCTGAAATACTTAACCTctttttttaatgcttttcaTATCTCCCTTTCCCTTTTTATTGATTTAATTGACATTAGttgccttttttttttttgcttttcttttatTCTATTGAACATATATCTTTCTTATCTTTTGACCATGATTCCactttttttattagttttgtttaaaattcaaaatttttatcaggTGTATATAACTTGTTTTCTTAATATTTATGGAAATATTTAAACGTATCTTTCATAAATGTTTGTAAAATGATAACAGTTTTTGATCTTAAGTACCTGAAAGAGCCTTTCTcacaaaatttagtttttttttacttgcatGATTATTCCTATATACAATCTCTTGCTAACCCTATAGTACCAGCATTTTTACAGCCTGTGTAGCCATAAAGGTGGCATAAAGTGACCACAGGCCATAATTCCTAAGTTACGTTCGTTTAAGTGAAGGAAGTTGGTACAGTTGTAGAATGTCTAATACTAAACATATTCTATGGTAAAATTTAAGTTACTGATGTCATGGGAATTAAAAGGAATGTCACATATACTTGAAATTAGTTATGTTTTCATCTTAAATATAAGTAATAAAGAGTTTCAATGTATTAGGGTAGTTTATCCTAACAGCTGGCTCTTCCTCCTCTCCAGCAATAACTAAATCACAGTACCATCAGAgatgtatagcattgctctgACTTGCTTACCTGCCACACAATCTAGTTAGTTTTAAGCAAGTTGCACTAAATTGGATGACAATATACGTCAATTTCTCTTGTATTTCTGATCCTTGGGCCTTGATTTTTGGTAGACATGTGGACTACATATCAAAAAAactaatttcaaataaaaaaaagttattttagtaATGTTATTGGGATCAAATTGATGTCATATCAGCAAGATTGTTTCTTATTGTGATAATAAAGGTAAAAAGGTCCATCTTTCAAGAAACATTAACGCTTTTTTTAAGGACCTGTcctgtaaaaacaaacaaaataaaaaaggaaaaattatcAAATGTGCATTTTTGTTATTGGGATGATGTGTATATTTTGCTATTTTACCTTGTAGAATTGAGTACATTGTATTGTCAACACAAGTGTTCACTAAAAACATTTACTACCTATGACTGCACAAAGCTGTGACATTAAACACtctgcaggcctatcaataagaaaacaacACCTGAGCAATGAATCGCTCCCCCAAGGTTACATTAATTGAAATTGGGCGAGCaacctaaataaataaaataagtttataaaagcatattttatcacaaagtctttttatctattttattttatctttttttatatattttatttgttttttttactgtaaataataagaaagagaacattgatttttaTGTGAGATGAagtgatattgctcagccagaaaaacttttttgagaattgggggagcaattaatggctcagctagtttcttatttctcagaattgggcaaGCCTTTGCGTGAGCAAAAGCAATTGCTCTCCTCTTATTGATAGGCTCCACTCTGGTGACATTAGTACGATCAACTGTGTCcttgttatttttaataaaatttgtgaaaaaagtcttttcttaactgaaatatatgtaaaaaaattaatatacatTGCTTGGGACATTGCGTAAGATTTATGCTTATTCAGACAAAACTATGTTCTAGACATGCTGAGCTAAGTGAGTTGTTCAGATATATTATCAGTTCAGATGAGACAAAAAACAGCTGTTTGACAAATTGAAACAGCCGGAAACccagaaaatttaagaaaatgcaTTTAAAGTCAAACAGTCAGaagttttgttgtt
This is a stretch of genomic DNA from Hydractinia symbiolongicarpus strain clone_291-10 chromosome 9, HSymV2.1, whole genome shotgun sequence. It encodes these proteins:
- the LOC130658041 gene encoding sepiapterin reductase-like, whose product is MLKYWFKNKNHKFIFFKILTKIMANTYDGKCFCVVTSASKGFGRSITQLLLQESGLLHNAESGSKILLMARNNSGLESTKEISLKTAFKPERFHFDLCTIDFSTPEAVQDIVKKYLETLDTEFKHVFIFSNAGFLGDVSKTLVDHDNISDIQIVVNINVISPYYIVSNFCKHFKSSRCFVINTSSHAALKPMPSIGLYCSVKACMDMFMQNLTMDCPSIRTLNYAPGPMDTDMAEKLMNEAGNKDLSNIFKTLFREGTIVKPIDSATMLMLLLKKNEFTSGVHIEYNDERKCKL
- the LOC130658042 gene encoding sepiapterin reductase-like, translated to MANTYDGKCFCVVTGASKGFGRSITQLLLQESGLLHNAESGSKILLMARNNSGLESTKEISLKTAFKPERFHFDLCTIDFSTPEAVQDIVKKYLETLDTEFKHVFIFSNAGFLGDVSKTLVDHDNICDIQIVVNINVISPSYIVSNFCKHFKSSRCFVINTSSHAALNPMPSIGLYCSVKACMDMFMQNLNLDCPSIRTLNYAPGPMDTDMAKRLMNEAGNKDLSNIFKTLFREGTIVKPIDSATKLMLLLKKNEFTSGVHIDYYDKIN